The Crassaminicella thermophila nucleotide sequence CTTATCAAAAACTTAATAAAAAAGCATTTAGTCAATTCTGGAAAGATTATCGTAGATATATGCAAGTAGGAAGTTATAAAGATACAGCAGTAGCAGAACTAGAAAAAGCAAAAGATTTTATAAAAAGATGGACACCTAATGAAGATTTGAGATTTATGATTCTTGGAGCAAATAGTCAGATGCGTATAGAATCAGAAAATATTAAAAGCATTTAAATTTTTAGGACAAGCTTAGAAAGGATGATTAAAAATGATAAAAACAAAAGACATGAACTTTGAGATTTTTACAGGGACAATGCTTTACATTACTATAGATACTTTTAGATTTATATTTGATGAAGATACTTTTTATCTAACAGTAGAAATCGAAAACAATGGAGAATTTGAATTTTTAGAAGAAGTAGAGCTAGCGGAAGATGAAGTGATTGTAAATCATGACGATTTAAAAAGAGTAGCTTTGAACTGGATATTCAAAAATGTTGAAATAGTGAAGGAATTAGAATCAGAACAAGCCTAGAGAGGGGGAGAAAGATGGATAAACAAGCAATAGAAATGATTTTAAAAGGTACTCTTGAAACAGATGTACTTACAAAAGAAGAAAAAGAAATAGCCCTAAAAATACTAAATGACTTGGAAGGGACTTTAGTAATTAGAGCTACTTCAATACTAGAATTTTGTTTAAAAGCTGTTCAATATAGCAGAATTAAAAGTTAAGTTTAGAAAAAAGTTTAGCATGAAAGATGGTGAGTATATGAAAAAGATATTAAGTACAAAAGAAAAGACAATCGATAGAGCAGAAAATGCCCTAAATCGATTGTTAAAAGGGACAAGTACTATTAATGAAATTAGACAAGAATACGGATTGAGTTTACTAAAAA carries:
- a CDS encoding ubiquitin, producing MIKTKDMNFEIFTGTMLYITIDTFRFIFDEDTFYLTVEIENNGEFEFLEEVELAEDEVIVNHDDLKRVALNWIFKNVEIVKELESEQA